In Calditrichota bacterium, a genomic segment contains:
- a CDS encoding ribonuclease HII → MTSSYDNQLWTDGVQYLTGIDEVGRGPLAGPVVAAAVILDPQKKIYKIDDSKKLTEKKRLLLEPRIKEKALAWAVAEASVEEINSLNIINATFLAMKRAIDLLEIKPQFVLVDGRDFPTFLYREQGTILQGRPLVKGDSISVSVASASILAKVYRDNLMIEMSEKYPAYGFEKHKGYAAKEHMDAIRKSGPCELHRKKFIRNIMHQKSEQLSLV, encoded by the coding sequence ATGACCAGCAGCTATGATAATCAACTTTGGACCGATGGGGTGCAATATTTAACCGGAATAGATGAAGTTGGACGTGGACCTTTAGCAGGGCCTGTGGTTGCCGCCGCTGTTATTTTGGATCCCCAAAAAAAAATATATAAAATCGATGACTCGAAGAAATTAACTGAAAAGAAGCGTTTATTACTTGAACCCAGAATAAAAGAAAAAGCCCTGGCCTGGGCAGTTGCTGAAGCATCTGTTGAGGAAATTAATTCCCTGAATATTATAAATGCCACTTTTTTGGCAATGAAGCGCGCGATAGATCTTTTGGAAATAAAACCACAATTTGTACTTGTGGATGGCAGAGATTTCCCAACCTTTTTATACAGGGAGCAGGGAACAATTTTGCAGGGAAGACCGCTTGTAAAAGGGGATAGTATTTCTGTTTCAGTCGCAAGTGCTTCAATCCTGGCTAAAGTATACCGCGATAATTTGATGATTGAAATGTCTGAAAAATACCCGGCATACGGTTTTGAAAAACACAAAGGGTACGCAGCAAAAGAACATATGGACGCAATTAGAAAATCCGGTCCATGCGAACTGCACCGCAAAAAATTTATCCGCAATATAATGCACCAAAAATCAGAACAACTGAGTTTAGTTTAA
- a CDS encoding shikimate kinase, translated as MNKNLVFLNGFMGAGKSKIGPIVADKLNCPFFDSDKIIEEATGKTISDIFTDQGEETFRKMEQAILFQLIGNNNKAVIALGGGALMNPDNKKMADKKGTVVYIKSSPEEIFKRVKKTSKRPLLNIPRDENFETNLLIRIEELLKDRKDVYESAAVIIERDGFDPPQVAEMILTELEQFGKKT; from the coding sequence ATGAATAAAAATCTCGTTTTTTTAAATGGCTTTATGGGAGCCGGTAAAAGTAAAATAGGTCCAATTGTCGCGGATAAATTAAACTGTCCTTTTTTTGATTCGGACAAAATAATTGAGGAAGCAACCGGAAAAACAATTAGCGACATTTTTACCGATCAGGGTGAAGAAACTTTTAGAAAAATGGAACAAGCTATTCTTTTCCAGCTTATAGGAAACAATAATAAAGCGGTTATTGCCCTTGGTGGCGGTGCTTTAATGAACCCTGATAACAAAAAAATGGCCGATAAAAAAGGAACGGTTGTTTATATAAAAAGTAGTCCAGAGGAAATTTTTAAACGGGTTAAGAAAACATCTAAAAGACCGCTTTTAAATATACCCCGTGATGAAAATTTTGAAACAAACCTTCTTATAAGAATTGAAGAGCTATTAAAAGATCGTAAAGATGTTTATGAGTCTGCCGCGGTAATAATCGAGCGTGATGGTTTTGATCCGCCACAAGTGGCAGAGATGATTTTGACGGAGTTGGAACAGTTTGGAAAGAAAACGTAA
- the lpxK gene encoding tetraacyldisaccharide 4'-kinase, translating into MIVLRLILFPISLIYGLIIQIRNLLYDIGIFKTHHFDKPIISIGNITAGGTGKTPFTIYLAEKFVDKNKKVAIVSRGYGRKSKGFHFISNGKTRFAKVIIHGDEPVLISKKLPGQIIAVCEKRKIAIDYILKNYDVDVILLDDGFQHRSVARDLDIVLVKDEKRIKNKLVLPGGLLREFKFNLKRANMIVSADDPAAIDDKNRYFSISQIDDVLDIDFKTKGSIKELAGNTCVAFAGIAHPENFHNSLKEESIVVSQFMPFKDHHSFTESDLEFLAGLCNKNKCNLLLCTEKDMVKISDLSTAKKILNDADISLLTPRLNVKVKNEKDFLNNIKYLA; encoded by the coding sequence ATGATAGTTCTGAGATTAATTCTATTTCCAATTTCCCTTATTTATGGTTTGATTATCCAGATAAGAAACCTGCTTTACGATATAGGTATATTTAAAACACACCATTTTGACAAACCCATAATTTCAATCGGCAATATTACAGCGGGTGGAACGGGCAAGACCCCATTTACAATTTATCTTGCTGAAAAGTTTGTTGATAAAAATAAGAAGGTTGCAATTGTTAGTCGGGGTTATGGGCGCAAATCAAAAGGATTTCATTTTATTAGCAATGGCAAAACACGGTTTGCAAAAGTAATTATCCATGGTGATGAACCGGTGCTTATATCAAAAAAACTTCCAGGGCAAATAATTGCTGTTTGTGAAAAAAGAAAAATTGCCATCGATTATATATTAAAAAACTATGATGTTGATGTAATATTGTTAGATGATGGTTTTCAGCATCGTTCTGTTGCAAGGGATTTGGATATTGTCCTGGTTAAGGATGAAAAAAGAATTAAAAACAAATTGGTTTTGCCAGGTGGCCTACTCCGGGAATTTAAATTCAATTTAAAACGTGCTAATATGATTGTCTCTGCTGATGATCCTGCTGCCATAGATGATAAAAACAGATATTTCAGCATTTCACAAATAGATGATGTCCTGGATATTGACTTTAAAACCAAAGGCTCAATAAAAGAATTGGCAGGAAACACGTGTGTGGCTTTTGCAGGAATTGCTCATCCTGAAAATTTTCATAATAGCTTGAAAGAAGAAAGCATCGTTGTTTCTCAATTTATGCCTTTTAAGGATCATCATTCTTTTACTGAAAGTGATTTGGAATTTTTAGCAGGACTTTGTAATAAAAATAAATGCAATTTATTGCTTTGCACAGAAAAAGACATGGTCAAAATTTCTGACCTTTCCACCGCAAAAAAAATACTCAATGATGCAGATATTTCTTTATTAACACCTCGTCTTAATGTCAAAGTAAAAAATGAAAAAGATTTTCTTAATAATATTAAATACTTAGCTTGA
- a CDS encoding sigma-54-dependent Fis family transcriptional regulator codes for MQTKIIFISDHLNEFSKFLKTDGIGYNIDMMGHAEANRRHVFQNYYDLFVIDLKQDWLAIPHWVFEQVQHHYFFQFIFISDGPLSKEMDDVLNVRVFKVIDRATAKENITDLVQEFQVYSANHRFTHLKQGQQTSNGLSNLVGTHSSIKGINKFIEIVSKTKSASCLIRGELGTGKSLCAQLIHQKNELPLKQFIIKNCEGTTTNELLGDLFGVEGETDIYGPKRIGLFEKYVDGTVVLKNIEKLPIDVQNKMLLFLEGRVFNVLGATRIVESNVRIIGTTQHNLEWFVRHQNFNSGLFYRLKAFEIFLPPLRDRREDIEHLSNYYLQYYNNQLAKELGEISPVAMQMMNEYNWPGNIKEVKNIIERAVIISTSNQIIAEDLPANLQNDSNNRHNSEFLGNCSLKELERIHIHHVLVRTNGNKSKAAEILDISRTTLREKMRVYEIEV; via the coding sequence ATGCAAACAAAAATAATTTTTATTTCTGATCATCTTAATGAGTTCAGCAAATTTTTAAAGACAGATGGAATCGGTTATAATATTGATATGATGGGTCATGCCGAAGCAAACCGGCGGCACGTTTTTCAAAACTATTACGATTTATTTGTTATTGATTTAAAGCAAGATTGGCTGGCTATCCCGCACTGGGTTTTTGAACAGGTTCAGCATCATTATTTTTTCCAGTTTATTTTTATAAGCGATGGCCCTCTTTCCAAAGAAATGGATGATGTGCTGAATGTACGTGTTTTTAAAGTAATAGACAGGGCCACGGCAAAAGAAAATATTACCGATCTTGTTCAAGAATTTCAGGTATACTCCGCCAACCACCGCTTCACACATTTAAAGCAAGGACAACAAACCAGTAACGGATTGTCTAACCTGGTTGGGACACACAGCAGTATTAAAGGCATAAATAAGTTTATAGAAATTGTAAGCAAAACTAAATCTGCATCCTGCCTTATCCGTGGTGAACTGGGGACAGGAAAAAGTTTATGTGCCCAGCTTATACATCAAAAAAACGAGCTGCCATTAAAGCAATTTATTATTAAAAATTGTGAAGGAACAACCACCAATGAGCTATTAGGTGATTTATTTGGCGTTGAAGGTGAAACGGACATTTATGGTCCAAAGCGTATCGGCTTATTTGAAAAATATGTGGACGGAACTGTAGTTCTAAAAAATATTGAAAAACTGCCAATCGATGTTCAAAACAAAATGCTGCTTTTTCTTGAAGGGCGGGTTTTTAATGTACTGGGTGCAACCCGAATTGTTGAAAGTAATGTACGGATTATTGGTACTACTCAACACAATCTGGAATGGTTTGTTCGTCATCAAAATTTTAACTCCGGATTGTTCTACAGATTAAAAGCCTTTGAAATATTTTTACCTCCTTTACGTGATCGCCGTGAAGATATTGAGCATTTATCTAACTACTATCTGCAGTATTATAATAATCAGCTGGCCAAAGAACTTGGTGAAATTTCTCCTGTTGCCATGCAAATGATGAATGAGTATAACTGGCCGGGGAATATTAAAGAAGTAAAAAATATTATTGAACGGGCTGTAATTATCAGCACATCAAATCAGATTATTGCAGAGGATTTACCTGCCAACTTGCAAAATGATTCCAACAACCGCCACAACAGTGAGTTTTTAGGAAATTGTTCATTAAAAGAATTAGAACGAATCCATATCCACCACGTTTTAGTTCGTACAAATGGCAACAAATCCAAAGCTGCGGAAATTTTGGATATATCCCGCACCACCTTACGCGAAAAAATGCGCGTTTATGAAATTGAGGTTTAA
- the aroB gene encoding 3-dehydroquinate synthase has product MKKINVNITDNSYPIYVGQNILDDFAEVFNGHIKSKQIAIISSANIFALYGKELKQRLPSQCQIIEHIVPDGEQTKSIQFLQELWTALLENHFERSGTIIALGGGVIGDLAGFVAATYLRGINFVQVPTTLLAQVDSSIGGKTGINHPLGKNLIGAFKQPVFVFSDVAFLRSLPEEEIRCGMGEVIKYAFFGDKDLFSYLENNIEKALSGDIDVLLHLVDVSARQKADVVAQDEKEAGLRMILNFGHTFGHALEAEFGYSNLKHGEAVILGMKCALEYSKNTGLMDIEEYTRGINLLERVPVKYDKNNIKIDALVERMFLDKKVVDKNIRLILVDQIGSYVIKDESELNQIRTAFEVLI; this is encoded by the coding sequence ATGAAGAAAATAAATGTAAATATAACGGATAACAGTTATCCAATTTATGTAGGGCAAAATATTCTGGATGACTTCGCAGAAGTTTTTAACGGACATATAAAGTCCAAACAAATTGCAATTATCTCCAGTGCAAATATTTTTGCCTTGTACGGAAAAGAGTTAAAACAAAGATTACCGTCGCAGTGTCAGATTATTGAACATATTGTACCGGACGGGGAACAGACAAAATCAATTCAGTTTTTGCAAGAGTTATGGACCGCACTCCTTGAAAATCATTTTGAGCGCAGCGGTACAATTATTGCTCTGGGTGGCGGAGTTATTGGAGATTTGGCCGGTTTTGTTGCAGCAACTTATTTACGTGGAATAAATTTTGTACAGGTTCCGACAACGCTATTAGCACAGGTAGATAGCAGCATTGGTGGAAAAACAGGCATAAACCATCCTTTAGGAAAAAACCTGATTGGCGCTTTTAAACAACCTGTATTCGTTTTTTCTGATGTGGCTTTTTTAAGAAGTTTGCCGGAAGAAGAAATTCGTTGCGGTATGGGCGAGGTAATTAAGTACGCTTTTTTTGGCGACAAGGATTTGTTTTCATATTTGGAAAACAATATTGAGAAAGCATTATCTGGCGATATTGACGTTTTATTGCACCTTGTAGATGTTTCTGCAAGACAAAAAGCAGATGTTGTGGCACAGGATGAAAAAGAGGCTGGTTTGCGAATGATCCTAAATTTTGGCCATACATTTGGCCACGCCCTGGAAGCTGAATTTGGCTATAGCAATTTAAAACATGGCGAAGCAGTAATCCTCGGAATGAAGTGTGCGTTGGAATATTCGAAAAACACCGGGCTAATGGATATTGAAGAGTATACCCGTGGAATAAATTTGTTGGAACGGGTTCCAGTAAAATATGATAAAAATAACATCAAAATTGATGCCCTTGTTGAACGAATGTTTTTAGACAAAAAAGTAGTCGATAAAAATATCCGTTTAATTTTGGTTGATCAGATAGGTTCATATGTAATTAAAGATGAATCTGAATTAAACCAAATAAGAACGGCGTTTGAGGTATTAATCTAA
- a CDS encoding oligosaccharide flippase family protein: protein MSIKSHLKNLTRHSLVYTISTFIQRTLGLVMMPIYTSEKFLASKADYGDLSLFYAFTAFMVVLYLYGMDSAFMRYYFLGKHKRHDIYKTAFLGVSANALVLSAIIFFSAPYFAEIIFSSADYSFPIQISAAILFLDTFSNLPYLILRVEEKSTHFSVIKIVRFLIELGLNILFVVYYKMGFIGVLYANIIAAFINVIILLPYQVSYLKGSWNSGAFKQLAYFGIPLIPNGIAYLIVEVSDKLLMNHLLGKELLGLYSANYKFGTILVMLVMAFRTAWQPFFLKIAEKKEAKEVYSRVLTYFTLVGVIIVILVSYLIEYLVQIPLPGGITLLGKEYWPGTSIIPIILTSYLFYGLYVNFTVGIYIKKKSHLMIIFTGLAALVNVGSNLYLMPAYGIMGAAFATFLSYFVMAVTIFIANNKIYPIKYDYSRILFLLGFLAVMLVIFYYFQPQIWSRIILLGSTPIIFWATGFFKRSEIDTVKSLIKMR, encoded by the coding sequence GTGTCAATCAAATCGCATTTAAAAAATCTTACACGTCATTCATTAGTTTATACAATCAGCACCTTTATCCAACGAACATTGGGTTTAGTGATGATGCCAATCTATACAAGTGAAAAGTTTTTGGCATCTAAAGCTGACTATGGCGATTTATCTCTATTTTATGCATTTACTGCTTTTATGGTTGTTCTGTACCTGTATGGAATGGATAGTGCATTTATGCGCTATTACTTTTTGGGCAAACATAAACGACATGATATTTATAAAACAGCTTTTCTTGGTGTAAGTGCCAATGCATTGGTTCTATCTGCGATTATCTTTTTTTCTGCACCTTATTTTGCAGAAATTATCTTTAGTTCGGCCGATTATAGCTTCCCGATTCAAATATCTGCAGCTATTTTGTTTTTGGATACTTTTAGTAACCTGCCATATTTAATTCTTCGTGTCGAAGAAAAATCAACTCATTTTTCAGTTATAAAGATTGTCCGTTTTTTAATTGAACTTGGTTTAAATATTCTCTTTGTGGTTTATTACAAAATGGGCTTTATTGGAGTTTTGTATGCAAATATTATAGCAGCATTTATTAATGTGATTATTTTACTGCCATACCAGGTTTCATATCTAAAAGGCAGTTGGAACAGTGGCGCATTTAAACAGCTTGCTTATTTTGGCATTCCATTAATCCCCAATGGCATTGCTTACTTAATTGTTGAAGTAAGTGATAAGCTGCTTATGAACCATCTTCTGGGAAAAGAATTGCTTGGGCTTTATTCTGCAAATTATAAGTTCGGGACAATACTTGTTATGTTGGTTATGGCTTTTAGGACAGCCTGGCAGCCATTCTTTTTAAAGATTGCAGAGAAGAAAGAAGCCAAAGAAGTTTATTCCAGAGTACTGACTTATTTCACACTGGTTGGTGTCATTATTGTAATTCTTGTTTCATATCTAATTGAATACCTGGTGCAAATTCCCTTACCGGGCGGGATAACGCTTTTAGGCAAAGAATATTGGCCGGGCACATCTATTATTCCAATAATTCTTACATCATACTTGTTTTACGGGCTTTATGTAAATTTTACGGTGGGTATTTATATCAAGAAAAAATCTCATTTAATGATTATTTTTACCGGGTTGGCAGCACTGGTTAATGTTGGCAGCAATTTATATCTTATGCCCGCGTATGGAATTATGGGTGCAGCTTTTGCAACATTTTTAAGTTATTTTGTAATGGCCGTAACAATTTTTATCGCCAATAACAAAATCTATCCCATAAAATATGACTATTCCCGTATTCTATTTCTTTTGGGCTTTCTGGCAGTAATGTTGGTGATCTTCTATTATTTTCAGCCTCAAATCTGGAGCCGGATTATTTTACTTGGTTCAACTCCTATTATATTTTGGGCAACAGGGTTTTTCAAGCGCTCTGAAATTGATACAGTTAAATCACTAATAAAAATGCGATGA
- the tilS gene encoding tRNA lysidine(34) synthetase TilS, with amino-acid sequence MVLTKKVTAFIQSNHLISPKNHIIIALSGGRDSVSLLYLLNSLKTELNISISAVHINHGIRGSESDDDEAFVKKICSDLGVKCSVYKLSGFGKNAGENALRKARYKKYEQEIRKFDNCKLATAHHLDDQLETYFMRVFKGSGPKGLLGIPAVREKYIRPFLSCSRYEIDNYCTENKIPFRDDSSNFEQDKLRNKMRQRFTPALKEVFGNDYLGEFFKTHQKYEQFYRESFDLNCVHFENKIVKKKNQIIINKDDYLLFEKNQKSQFLEYCFSYIYGLSFTLASDQINEFEKFVKSANTGSCFEFSENQKILIDRSQLVFFVPQENQTKFWELYESQNVNCDLYKFSISRIDVDKVKINKNPKVEYICGDNLEFPLKIRYWQEGDFFYPLGSKGKQKLSDFFVNQKTNILEKRNIPLLLLKDKIIWVAGYRISNLFKVTEESKRVYKIEIETL; translated from the coding sequence ATGGTGCTTACAAAAAAAGTAACCGCATTTATTCAGTCAAATCATTTAATTTCTCCCAAAAATCATATTATTATTGCCCTTTCCGGTGGCCGTGATTCAGTCAGTTTGCTTTACTTGTTAAATTCTTTAAAAACGGAATTGAATATTAGTATAAGTGCTGTTCATATTAATCACGGAATTAGAGGGAGTGAATCGGATGATGATGAAGCATTTGTTAAAAAAATATGCAGCGATTTAGGCGTTAAATGTTCTGTTTATAAACTATCCGGGTTTGGAAAAAACGCAGGAGAAAATGCTTTACGAAAAGCACGATATAAAAAATATGAACAGGAAATAAGAAAGTTTGATAATTGCAAGTTGGCAACAGCGCATCATTTGGATGATCAGCTGGAAACATACTTTATGCGTGTGTTTAAAGGAAGCGGTCCTAAAGGGCTGTTAGGTATTCCAGCAGTTCGGGAAAAATATATTCGCCCGTTTTTAAGTTGCTCCAGATATGAGATTGACAATTATTGTACAGAAAATAAAATACCATTTCGGGATGACTCAAGTAATTTTGAACAGGATAAGCTTCGTAACAAAATGAGGCAACGATTTACACCGGCTTTGAAGGAAGTTTTTGGAAATGATTATCTCGGGGAATTTTTTAAAACTCATCAAAAGTATGAACAATTTTATAGAGAAAGTTTTGATTTAAATTGTGTTCATTTTGAAAACAAAATTGTAAAGAAAAAAAATCAGATAATAATTAATAAAGATGATTATTTGTTATTTGAAAAAAATCAAAAATCTCAATTTCTTGAGTATTGTTTTTCTTACATTTATGGGTTAAGTTTCACGCTTGCATCTGATCAAATCAATGAGTTTGAAAAGTTTGTAAAATCTGCAAACACAGGCTCATGTTTTGAGTTTTCAGAAAATCAAAAAATATTGATAGATCGCTCTCAGTTAGTCTTTTTTGTGCCGCAGGAAAATCAAACAAAGTTTTGGGAACTTTATGAAAGTCAAAACGTCAATTGTGATCTTTATAAGTTTTCAATTAGCAGAATTGATGTTGATAAGGTAAAAATAAATAAAAATCCAAAAGTGGAGTATATCTGCGGAGATAATCTTGAATTCCCATTGAAAATTAGATATTGGCAGGAAGGTGACTTTTTTTATCCATTGGGAAGCAAAGGTAAACAGAAACTGAGTGACTTTTTTGTAAACCAGAAAACAAACATTTTGGAAAAGAGAAATATACCTCTACTCTTGTTAAAGGATAAAATTATCTGGGTAGCCGGCTATCGAATTAGTAACTTATTTAAGGTAACCGAGGAATCGAAAAGAGTATACAAAATTGAAATTGAAACGTTATGA
- a CDS encoding T9SS type A sorting domain-containing protein, with protein sequence MRKLILVCSLVLLGSTSVLATTYLKLWVNGNAADSLQQGDFFAWEYDISQQGGESTFQIYLDLNSNQELDESDVLVEQFTQQDGDVGSEGPGDSSAVLDGLVYTDLGPFGLAPGDYILKVIDIANESDAYAAMHISAMLNPSAKITGNLFIEGITAPDERLAGIQIGAEAIQSFQGFWSGSTDQNGYYEINLPDSAIGSEWEVSFFFELQTSAYIESEDIFLVVDAGINPDVDFYLSLPTAFVYGYVVDDSGQALDINGYGSLVRFNEWDGNDFNIINGHFSASAFIPQEIDGDWFYLAISEEGLNPDYLRPSNDNENPDTVYVAHGDSIKKDIMVYKADSSIVILITKENKSPGESFMFHAYSDSFGSNQTMSDTSGFAKIKVKSGAGYSIGLLDNPEYGTPLPDGYIIEDSPWQWVNAGDTAYFNLIPAGAVLAGKLSFDPDDPLMPYNSHDFQVEIYDSNWTQFYQASVNEGLEYWQPVKDGVFEVRFDDWSNDFLAKPAWYAHVYVDSDTTDTLDFELNYRNAEIYVRLKHAPDEAFWEGFYIHTLGEFPNVYQVEGWPEDDSTFVFNVCDGDWYIEAPNFSKDELDTVLTVSNLDSTHFIEFDYDPVLAIEDDNAKIPKEFFVKQNYPNPFNPQTTIEFGLPFRNHVKVEIFDITGKLVESLFNGELNAGVHYYTWNAENFASGLYFYRINTGKQEIMNKLILLK encoded by the coding sequence ATGAGAAAACTGATACTTGTTTGTTCGCTTGTATTACTTGGTTCCACTTCAGTTTTGGCAACCACATATTTAAAGCTATGGGTAAATGGGAATGCTGCAGATTCATTGCAACAAGGTGATTTTTTTGCCTGGGAATATGACATTTCTCAACAAGGTGGTGAGTCCACTTTTCAGATATATCTGGATTTAAACTCAAACCAGGAGTTGGATGAGAGTGATGTTCTGGTTGAACAATTTACGCAACAGGATGGTGATGTGGGGTCAGAAGGGCCAGGCGATTCCAGTGCGGTTTTAGATGGATTAGTTTATACAGACTTAGGACCCTTTGGTTTGGCACCAGGAGATTATATTTTAAAGGTAATAGATATTGCTAATGAATCTGATGCTTATGCCGCAATGCATATCAGCGCAATGCTAAATCCTTCTGCAAAAATTACAGGCAACTTATTTATTGAAGGAATTACTGCACCTGATGAGAGATTAGCAGGAATTCAAATTGGCGCAGAGGCAATCCAAAGTTTTCAGGGTTTTTGGTCTGGAAGTACAGATCAAAATGGTTACTATGAAATTAATTTGCCTGATAGTGCTATTGGTTCCGAATGGGAAGTTTCTTTTTTCTTTGAGTTACAAACTTCAGCTTACATAGAATCTGAAGATATTTTTCTCGTGGTTGATGCAGGTATTAATCCGGATGTTGATTTTTATCTAAGTTTACCAACAGCTTTTGTTTATGGCTATGTTGTTGATGATTCGGGACAAGCATTGGATATTAATGGCTATGGTTCCCTGGTGCGTTTTAATGAATGGGACGGGAATGACTTTAATATAATTAATGGCCATTTTTCGGCTTCGGCATTTATACCACAAGAGATTGATGGAGATTGGTTTTATCTTGCAATAAGTGAAGAAGGTTTGAATCCTGATTATTTACGTCCTTCAAATGATAATGAAAACCCAGATACAGTTTATGTTGCCCATGGTGACAGCATAAAAAAAGATATAATGGTTTATAAGGCCGATAGTTCTATCGTTATTTTAATTACTAAAGAAAATAAATCACCCGGTGAAAGTTTCATGTTTCATGCTTATAGTGACTCATTTGGATCGAACCAGACAATGAGTGATACCTCCGGATTTGCAAAAATAAAAGTGAAATCCGGTGCAGGATACAGCATAGGTTTGCTTGATAATCCGGAATATGGAACACCTTTGCCCGATGGTTATATTATTGAAGATTCTCCATGGCAATGGGTGAATGCAGGGGATACAGCATATTTTAATTTAATACCTGCCGGAGCAGTTTTAGCCGGGAAATTAAGTTTTGATCCCGATGATCCATTAATGCCGTATAACAGTCATGATTTCCAAGTTGAAATTTATGATAGCAACTGGACCCAATTTTACCAGGCATCAGTTAATGAAGGTCTGGAGTATTGGCAGCCGGTAAAAGATGGGGTTTTTGAAGTTCGTTTTGATGATTGGTCAAATGACTTCTTAGCAAAACCGGCCTGGTATGCACATGTTTATGTTGATAGTGACACAACTGACACATTGGATTTTGAATTAAATTATCGAAATGCAGAAATATATGTCCGTTTAAAACATGCTCCGGACGAAGCTTTTTGGGAAGGGTTTTATATTCATACATTGGGCGAGTTCCCAAACGTGTATCAGGTGGAAGGCTGGCCAGAAGACGATTCTACCTTTGTATTTAATGTTTGTGATGGGGATTGGTACATAGAGGCTCCAAATTTTTCTAAAGATGAATTGGATACGGTTCTAACAGTTTCAAACTTGGACTCCACACATTTTATTGAATTTGACTATGATCCTGTTTTAGCTATTGAGGATGACAACGCAAAGATTCCGAAAGAATTTTTTGTAAAGCAGAATTATCCCAATCCATTTAATCCGCAAACAACCATAGAATTTGGGTTGCCTTTTAGAAATCACGTTAAAGTTGAAATTTTTGATATTACCGGTAAACTGGTAGAATCCCTGTTTAATGGAGAATTAAATGCCGGCGTTCATTATTATACCTGGAATGCAGAGAACTTTGCCTCCGGTTTATACTTTTACAGAATCAATACAGGCAAGCAAGAGATAATGAATAAACTTATTTTATTGAAATAA
- the aroQ gene encoding type II 3-dehydroquinate dehydratase, whose product MKILIINGPNLNLLGKRNPTVYGQNSLNEVNDFVKGYFKKVEIDFYQSNHEGEIIDKIQKADGHYAGVVLNAGAFTHYSYAIRDAIESVSVPVVEVHISNIAGREEFRHKSVISDVVSGSIVGLGIYGYVLGVQALAHQHKRK is encoded by the coding sequence ATGAAAATACTTATTATAAACGGACCAAATTTAAATCTGCTTGGAAAACGGAACCCAACTGTTTATGGCCAGAATTCATTAAACGAAGTAAATGATTTTGTCAAAGGTTATTTCAAAAAAGTTGAGATTGATTTTTATCAAAGTAATCATGAAGGTGAGATTATCGACAAAATTCAAAAAGCCGATGGGCATTATGCAGGTGTTGTCTTAAATGCCGGAGCATTTACACATTATTCCTACGCTATCCGCGATGCGATTGAGTCAGTTTCTGTCCCGGTTGTGGAAGTACATATCAGCAATATTGCCGGACGTGAAGAGTTCCGCCATAAATCCGTTATCTCCGATGTTGTTAGCGGATCTATTGTCGGTCTTGGAATCTATGGTTATGTCCTGGGCGTTCAGGCACTTGCACACCAACACAAAAGAAAATAG